Proteins encoded within one genomic window of Pedobacter africanus:
- a CDS encoding ATP-binding cassette domain-containing protein: MIQPVVHITKLNLKYRHKPVLEDLCWTINRGENWLLCGASGTGKTSLAKAIAGLTHSYGNIAISFDPESSLPAMVYYVANWFQFKDLEGQSNFYYQQRYNKQAVETTATVQVELESFGKKYGLELNTAEGILTALGFSGLKNATLIQLSSGEHKKLQLVKALWLKPQLLILDLPYNGLDTLSRQNLNTLLEEITESGTQLILISNEPDLPVCIDRIAVIEAGKLVEISADQRNQNEPEHLMKPVPAFLSDVPVPFSSEQVVKMVDVNIRYGDKQVLKNINWEVKAGEKWVLHGHNGSGKSTLLSLICGDHPQAYANDFHLFGNKRGSGESIWEIKERIGLISPELHWYFDPSATVWQSIVSGFYNSSGLYCDPGYTKKAQADELIHYFGLEEYKDTLMNELPLGKQRLALLARTIVKNPELLILDEPCQGLDQQQTRHFNKLVDDLCKNGTTLIYVGHFEAQVPECIEKRILLENGEVKSVKTIAQKTYTN; encoded by the coding sequence ATGATACAACCCGTCGTCCATATCACAAAGCTGAATTTAAAGTACCGGCATAAACCTGTACTGGAGGATTTGTGCTGGACCATAAACCGCGGGGAGAACTGGTTGCTTTGCGGAGCAAGCGGAACAGGAAAAACATCATTAGCTAAGGCCATTGCCGGTCTTACGCACAGCTACGGGAATATAGCCATCAGCTTTGACCCTGAAAGCAGCTTGCCGGCAATGGTTTATTATGTGGCCAACTGGTTCCAGTTTAAGGACCTGGAAGGCCAGTCCAATTTCTACTATCAGCAACGCTACAACAAACAGGCTGTAGAAACTACGGCCACTGTACAGGTGGAGCTGGAAAGCTTTGGCAAAAAATATGGACTTGAGCTCAATACAGCTGAGGGCATTTTAACTGCCCTTGGTTTTTCAGGGCTTAAAAATGCTACACTGATCCAGTTGTCTAGCGGGGAACATAAAAAACTGCAGCTGGTTAAAGCCCTGTGGCTTAAACCCCAGCTGCTGATACTGGACCTCCCCTACAATGGTCTGGATACCCTTTCGCGTCAAAACCTCAATACCCTGCTTGAAGAAATCACCGAATCCGGCACACAGCTGATCCTGATCAGTAATGAGCCTGACCTGCCGGTATGCATAGACCGTATAGCGGTAATAGAGGCGGGTAAGCTGGTAGAAATTTCTGCTGATCAACGTAACCAGAATGAGCCTGAGCATTTGATGAAACCCGTTCCGGCCTTTCTGAGTGATGTGCCTGTCCCTTTTTCATCTGAACAGGTTGTAAAAATGGTAGATGTCAATATCCGTTATGGCGACAAACAGGTATTAAAGAACATCAACTGGGAAGTTAAGGCTGGCGAAAAATGGGTATTGCACGGCCATAACGGTTCAGGAAAATCTACCTTGCTGAGTTTAATCTGCGGAGATCACCCGCAGGCCTATGCCAATGATTTCCACCTTTTTGGAAACAAAAGGGGCAGCGGCGAGAGCATCTGGGAAATTAAAGAACGGATTGGCCTGATATCCCCTGAGCTGCACTGGTATTTTGATCCCTCGGCAACGGTATGGCAAAGCATCGTCTCCGGCTTTTACAACAGCTCTGGTTTGTACTGCGATCCGGGTTATACCAAGAAAGCACAGGCAGATGAATTGATCCATTATTTCGGACTTGAGGAATATAAAGATACCCTGATGAATGAGCTTCCGCTGGGTAAACAGCGACTGGCCTTACTGGCCCGCACGATTGTAAAAAACCCGGAACTCCTGATACTGGATGAACCCTGCCAGGGCTTAGACCAGCAGCAGACCAGACATTTTAACAAGCTGGTAGATGACCTGTGCAAAAATGGGACTACGTTGATCTATGTTGGCCATTTTGAAGCCCAGGTACCAGAATGTATTGAGAAAAGAATATTATTAGAGAACGGCGAGGTAAAATCCGTCAAAACTATTGCACAAAAAACCTATACTAACTAA
- the leuC gene encoding 3-isopropylmalate dehydratase large subunit, with product MSKTLFDKVWDTHVVRKIEGGPDVLFIDRHLIHEVTSPVAFLGLKNRGIKVLYPERTFATADHNTPTINQHLPVADPLSANQLKALESNSKEYGISHWGLGHQKNGIVHVVGPEYGITQPGATIVCGDSHTSTHGAFGAIAFGIGTSEVEMVLSTQCIMQPKPKKMRINVNGKLSAGVTPKDVALFIISQLTTSGATGYFVEYAGDVFEHMSMEGRMTVCNLSIEMGARGGMIAPDETTINYVKGREFSPKGEAWDKALAYYKTLKTDPDAVFDKELTFDGSKIEPMITYGTNPGMGIGISQEIPDAAQVEGGVETYNKSLNYMGFHEGDSMIGKKVDFVFVGSCTNGRIEDFRAFTSIVKGKHKADDVTVWLVPGSHIVEAQIKEEGLLDILTAAGFTLRQPGCSACLAMNDDKIPAGKYAVSTSNRNFEGRQGPGSRTMLASPLVAAAAAVTGVVTDPRTLIENVEETAQAV from the coding sequence ATGAGCAAGACATTATTTGATAAGGTGTGGGACACGCACGTAGTACGTAAGATAGAAGGTGGCCCGGATGTACTTTTTATAGACCGCCATCTTATTCACGAAGTTACCAGCCCTGTTGCCTTTTTAGGCTTAAAGAACAGGGGCATAAAAGTGTTGTACCCGGAGCGTACTTTTGCTACTGCAGATCACAACACCCCAACCATTAACCAGCACCTGCCGGTTGCAGATCCGCTTTCTGCCAACCAGTTAAAAGCTCTGGAATCAAATTCCAAAGAATATGGCATCAGTCACTGGGGTCTGGGCCATCAGAAAAACGGCATTGTGCACGTTGTAGGACCGGAGTATGGCATTACACAGCCGGGTGCTACCATTGTTTGTGGCGACTCGCATACCTCTACCCATGGGGCTTTCGGTGCCATCGCTTTTGGCATAGGTACCTCAGAAGTAGAGATGGTGCTTTCTACGCAATGCATCATGCAGCCTAAGCCTAAAAAAATGCGCATCAATGTAAATGGCAAACTAAGCGCCGGTGTTACCCCTAAAGATGTGGCTTTGTTTATCATTTCCCAGCTTACCACTTCTGGTGCAACAGGTTATTTTGTTGAATATGCGGGTGATGTTTTTGAGCACATGAGCATGGAGGGCCGGATGACTGTTTGCAATTTAAGTATTGAAATGGGTGCCCGTGGCGGTATGATCGCTCCTGATGAGACCACCATCAATTACGTAAAGGGCCGGGAATTCAGTCCTAAAGGCGAAGCCTGGGACAAAGCCCTGGCTTATTACAAAACTTTAAAGACCGATCCGGATGCTGTGTTTGATAAGGAACTGACTTTTGATGGTTCCAAAATTGAGCCAATGATTACCTACGGTACAAACCCTGGAATGGGAATAGGTATTTCTCAGGAAATCCCTGATGCCGCCCAGGTAGAAGGTGGTGTAGAAACCTATAACAAATCTTTAAACTACATGGGTTTCCATGAAGGCGATTCTATGATTGGCAAAAAAGTGGACTTTGTTTTTGTGGGCAGCTGTACCAATGGCCGTATCGAAGATTTCAGGGCCTTTACTTCAATTGTAAAAGGCAAGCATAAAGCCGATGATGTAACCGTTTGGCTGGTACCTGGCTCCCATATTGTTGAGGCACAGATCAAAGAAGAAGGATTGCTGGACATTTTAACAGCAGCTGGCTTTACTTTACGTCAGCCCGGCTGTTCGGCTTGTTTAGCCATGAATGACGATAAGATCCCTGCTGGTAAATATGCAGTAAGTACTTCCAACAGGAACTTTGAAGGCCGCCAGGGCCCTGGTTCGAGAACCATGCTGGCCAGTCCGCTTGTTGCTGCTGCCGCTGCCGTTACCGGTGTGGTAACCGATCCGAGAACTTTGATTGAGAACGTTGAAGAAACAGCACAGGCTGTATAA
- the leuD gene encoding 3-isopropylmalate dehydratase small subunit, which translates to MAYDKFNVLRSTAVPLPIENIDTDQLIPARFLKATERVGFGDNLFRDWRYNADNSPKPDFVLNNPVYSGKILVGGKNFGSGSSREHAAWAVYDYGFRCVISSFFADIFKNNCLNIGVLPVQVSPEFAEKIFTAIHADPKTELEVNLQEQTVTLLATGEKERFDISAYKKDNMMNGFDDIDYLQSIKPEIEEFAKHLPL; encoded by the coding sequence ATGGCTTACGATAAATTTAATGTATTAAGAAGTACGGCAGTGCCACTTCCGATTGAAAATATAGATACCGATCAGCTGATCCCCGCACGTTTTCTGAAAGCAACAGAACGTGTTGGATTTGGCGATAACCTGTTCCGCGACTGGAGATACAATGCAGACAACAGCCCGAAACCGGATTTCGTATTGAACAACCCTGTTTACAGTGGCAAAATACTGGTTGGCGGCAAAAACTTTGGCTCAGGGTCATCAAGAGAGCATGCTGCCTGGGCAGTTTACGATTATGGCTTCCGTTGTGTGATTTCCAGTTTTTTTGCAGATATCTTTAAAAACAACTGCCTGAATATTGGCGTATTGCCCGTACAGGTTAGTCCGGAGTTTGCTGAAAAGATCTTTACGGCCATTCATGCCGATCCTAAAACAGAGCTGGAAGTAAACCTTCAGGAACAAACCGTTACCCTTTTGGCCACTGGTGAAAAAGAACGTTTCGACATCAGTGCCTATAAAAAAGATAACATGATGAACGGCTTTGACGATATCGACTATCTGCAAAGCATCAAACCTGAAATAGAGGAATTTGCAAAGCACCTTCCACTTTAA
- a CDS encoding 2-isopropylmalate synthase has translation MLHDPNRVYVFDTTLRDGEQVPGCQLTTPEKIEIAKELEALGVDIIEAGFPISSPGDFQSVVELSKAVSEPIICALTRANKGDIDSAVAALKYAKRPRIHTGIGSSDMHIKHKFNSTREEILARAVDAVKYAKQFVEDIEFYAEDAGRADINFLAQMVEAVIGAGATVVNIPDTNGYCLPDQYGSKIKFLKENVKNIDQAIISVHCHNDLGLATANSIAGLQNGARQIEGTINGIGERAGNTSIEEVVMILKTHQTLGLHTNINTKNFYELSRMVSSQMRMPVQPNKAIVGSNAFAHSSGIHQDGFLKNRENYEIIRPEDVGFPDASIVLTARSGRHALKFHLERLGFSLSKEELADAYHRFLTVADSKLDINDQDLLLMMNKQQLA, from the coding sequence ATGTTACACGATCCGAATAGAGTTTATGTGTTTGACACCACCCTTCGTGATGGTGAACAAGTACCAGGTTGCCAGCTGACAACCCCAGAAAAAATTGAGATTGCCAAAGAGCTTGAAGCCCTTGGTGTGGATATCATTGAAGCCGGCTTCCCTATTTCGAGCCCAGGCGACTTCCAAAGTGTAGTAGAGCTTTCAAAAGCGGTATCAGAGCCGATCATTTGTGCACTTACCCGTGCCAACAAAGGTGATATTGATTCTGCCGTTGCTGCATTGAAATATGCCAAACGACCAAGGATCCATACGGGTATCGGTTCGTCTGACATGCACATTAAACACAAATTCAACAGCACCCGCGAAGAGATCCTTGCCCGCGCCGTTGATGCGGTGAAATATGCAAAACAGTTTGTAGAAGACATTGAGTTTTATGCCGAAGATGCCGGCCGTGCCGACATCAATTTCCTGGCGCAAATGGTTGAAGCTGTTATAGGTGCCGGTGCTACCGTGGTAAACATTCCGGATACCAACGGCTATTGCCTTCCAGACCAGTATGGCAGCAAAATCAAATTCCTGAAAGAAAACGTAAAAAATATTGATCAGGCCATTATTTCTGTACACTGTCATAATGACCTCGGTCTGGCCACCGCAAACTCTATTGCCGGTCTGCAGAACGGTGCCCGCCAGATAGAAGGCACTATTAACGGCATTGGCGAGCGTGCAGGAAATACATCCATTGAGGAAGTCGTCATGATCCTGAAAACACACCAGACCTTAGGCCTGCATACCAATATCAACACGAAGAATTTTTATGAACTGAGCCGCATGGTAAGTTCGCAGATGCGGATGCCTGTGCAACCTAACAAAGCTATAGTGGGCAGCAATGCCTTTGCCCACAGTTCTGGTATCCACCAGGATGGTTTCCTTAAAAACCGTGAAAACTATGAAATCATACGTCCGGAAGATGTAGGTTTCCCGGATGCCAGCATTGTACTTACCGCACGCAGCGGCAGGCATGCTTTAAAATTTCACCTAGAGCGCCTGGGCTTTAGCCTGAGCAAAGAGGAACTGGCAGATGCCTATCACCGCTTCCTTACGGTGGCAGATAGTAAATTAGATATTAACGACCAGGACTTATTGCTGATGATGAACAAACAGCAATTGGCATAA